In the genome of Nycticebus coucang isolate mNycCou1 chromosome 12, mNycCou1.pri, whole genome shotgun sequence, the window GGAAGCAATGAGAATTTAGATCATTACTGCAATTAAACTCAATTTGATAAATATCTATTGCAAGTCAATTGTGTGAATTTCTGTGAAAAGCAAAGAGACTACTCCCTGCCCATCTTACTGAAGAAAAGGGGAATGGAGtgaacttaaaatagaaaagaagtgaAATAGGTAGGCCTATCAAAGCACTTCTGGAGTATGTGAGACATTGGAACGGGTTGCTAAATTGTGACCGAGTCaccagcagaggcctccaggaaTTCACTCTAAGGATTAGTTGACTTCTTTGAAAGTCCCTTACAtctcaaagacatggaaacaactcaagtgcccaccaatacatgaatggattaataaaatgtggtatgtgaacaccatggagtactactcagccataaaaaatgatctagcatcttttgtgacaacctggatggaactggaaaccactCTTCTCCCATctaagtactaaccaggcccgaccctgcttagcttccgagatcagatgaGATCTGGTGCGTTCAGGATGGTATGGCCGTAGATAGGAAACcactcttctaagtgaaacatcacaagaatggagaaacaaacacatgtatgcAATAcgaaattggaactaaccaatcaACATGGAGGTGCATATGTGGATGTAAAACTCCATGAAAGTCAAGGTGTGGGGAGCAAAAagcgaggaggaggagggaaggggtgtattcacacctattgggtacagtgcacagtatctgggtgaagggcacacttataactttgactcagtctgtgcaaaaacaaagtatgtaaacaataCTTGTGTACACcctattctgaaatttaaaaaataataaaataaaataaaaacaaaaaaagtcacttCCATTTATCTTCAAAATGTCTGTCCAAACATGGATCCATAAGCTTATGGcaaaagtttattatctattttcTCTCAATTTTATGGCAGAACTCCTCAAAGTTCATGTACATGTGGAGTTCCAAAATtattcctcaaattttttaaatcttttaagatGCTGTAATTCTAGGGTCTTCTGGGTAATAATACGTAAAATAGGATGAGGAAATAACTGTTATTTCCTGTCCATTTAAAGATGGGGTAAGGGCCTGGCCTTGTCTTTCTAATGATGGGACTAATGCAACACACTATGGGATCAGGGAGACTCGGTGGACAAGAGGTCTTGTCTTATAAGGTCTTTCTATAGactgtatttttctgatttctctccCTTTTGCTTCTGGTGAAGAGTCTAGCTATAGTTTCCTCTCTTTCTAACATTCCTAATGCAACTACCTAACCAGATGCAGGTACTTGGCTCTCTCACTGCACAAATAGGCCACAGAGTCTCACAAACAACACTGCAGCTTGAGAACTCTCTCTCCCCTTATCCCTGATTTTGGAAAACCCCAGTCTCACTACCAAGGACATCTCTAAGATCCTGGTTTCCCTACTATTTCTGGGGCACATTCCTCATTGATTTCTAGAGCTTTTCATGTCTGTATTTTTGAATGATTAAAGGcccttcttttgcttttattaatcTGATTTCTAAATATCATTAGTTTTCCCATTAGTAAAAAACGTATATATTCTCTTATTCTTAGCAAAAAGAAATTGACTTGCCAATTTAGGGCATACTGTATGCTTTGAATCAGGAGGGTGGAATCAGGAAGCTAGAATCAGGAGAGTGGATATCTTTGTCTTCTTCCTGCAACCTGTCTGTTGATTTCACTGTACTTGACCAGGGGAATTTTCAGAACAGGAAGAGGAAATACAAAGCTTGTGAATCTAAGTGCTGATTCTTAGTTCTCAGCTTTGAGTAGCAGaggatattttcttttgattctcaAATAAGCCCCAatgaatttacatatttttatcttatatatttgATTTCAAATTTATCAAGTATTGGCAATTATGGAATTTGGTGCATCTACTTCATCCACTCATTGTCAAATTTAGGGACAGGAGTCTCTGTTTATCTTACTTAATAAATACCGAGGGGAAATTGCTTTTCATCACTAAGTCTATCCTTTATACCACAGTAATCATGTATCAATTAACAATTCAATTtactagctgggcacagtggtggaGGCTTGTAATCCTAGGATTTCTAGTCAGAAGGATTTTTTCAGGTCAGGCGTTCAAGACCTGTCTGAGCAACATAACAAAACCCTGAAAacccctctacaaaaaaatttttaaattagccaggaaGGGTGGCatccacctgtaatcccagagatTTGgagggctgaggtgagaggagCACTCAGACCCAGGAGTTTgcggctacagtgagctatgattataccacaggggcaacagagcaagcccCTGActcaaataaatcagtaaatacatttttaatttgctaaaagatcatctttttatggctctTTCTGCCTTGTCACAGCCTCCTCAAAGAAATTAGATAAAACTTCAAATTTATATCTCAACTGAAGACTTTCTGAGCTTAAGTCTTATTTCCACTTCaattagcttttttttattttgtttctttttttccttttacaaaaatGTCTTCTCCTGGCTcagcatccgtagcacagtggttacgttttggccacatgcactgaggctgcaGGGTTCGaagctagcccaggccagctaaacaatgacaactgcaacaataacaacaacaaaaatagccaggcattgtggcagttgcctgtagtcccagccatttgggaggctgagggaagagaatcacttaagcccaagagtttgcggttgctgtgagctgtgatgccacagcactctaccgaaggtgacatagtgagactctgtctcattaaaaaaaaaaaaagtctttcccaAGAGCAGCCTTTTTGAATCTCTCAGTCATTAgcagatatttttttccttacacctggctttgttttattctttgtgcaCATCTTTTCTGGACTGTTTCGTTATTTCATTACTCCTCCAGTACTTTACTGAAGCCCTGTTAGAGTCCTTAGTcatattgtattatattttgtttgtCAGATATCCCTGTCAGCTGTATGGCATGCTCtgtagagaaacagaatcaatagtACAgtggcatggtgactcacacctgtaatcctagcagtctgggaggccaactcaggtggatcccttgagctcgggagttcaagaccaacctgagcaagaccaagaccctgtctgtactaaaaatagaaaaaactagcctggctttGTGATGGGTGCCTTTACTCCCAGTTATTTGGTAAACTATGGCAAGAcgctctcttaagcccaagagtttggggttgctctaagctatgatgccacagcactctacccagtttcacagagtgaaactctgtctcaaaagaaagatcAATAGtactttttttcactttcatttattttttactttttatttttttagagatgggggtctcactatgtttccaaGCAGATCTTGaacatctgggctcaagtgatcctctcacccaacctgtagctggaactacagatgcacaccaccacgcctggcagaATCTGTAATACTTAACAACGCGTACATTTTTAATTGGTGGACTCTGTTTTTTAAATGCTTCAAGCAATTTGAGGATCACtgacatttaaaaacacaagggataattaatatttttatttatccaaCAACCTAGAAAAGCAACAGTAAATTAAAATTGAGCACCTTCCCTGTTGCAGCTACTGTTCTATGTAATTTATATACAAAAAAGTaatttacatacacacatgtattttgGTTGAATGAATACATTTCCTTTTAATCTTCCCTACAAACCTATCAGACAAAcatgtatttcttcatttcacAGGTGGAGAAAAAACAGGTTTATAGGAGCTTATTTCTAAAGTTGATGCAATgagcaaattaaataaataaaaaattgaaatttgaaTGGCCATTCATTCCACTATTCTTTCAACAAATGTACATTGAAAAACTGCTATGTACTTAGCAGTGTGCTGGGAGATGAGGATATAAAATCTCTATATTTAAGGAGCTCATAATCTATATGGGAAGACATTAAAGTGTGTGTATTTTCCCTCGTAGAGGCAGGAATAAGTGCAATTTCAGATGAATAAAAGTTACTGATGgcttttctgtagagacaagagttGAGGTTTATCTTGTAGAAGCAGGAGTTTTGCAAATGGAGAGAATGCGTGGAGAGTGAATTCAGACAGACGGACTAAGATGCTTAGAAACTTAGAGACTTGCAGGCTTAGAAATTGTGCAGTGTTTGGGAAAGGAGGCTGGAGTATAGAGTGCCTATGGGggattagaaaataaagaatattgggcagcgcctgtggctcagtgagtagggcaccggccccatatgccgagggtggcgggttcaaatccagccccggccagactgcaacaaaaaaatagccgggcgttgtggcaggcacctgtagtcccagctgctcgggaggctgaggcaggagaatcgcgttagcccaagagttagaggttgctatgagccgtgtgacaccacggcactctacccgagggcggtacagtgagactctgtctctacaaaaaaaaaaaaagaaaaagaaaataaagaatatttaacagCATTCAGGCacgatggcttacacctgtagtttcagcactttgggaggctgagacaggaggattgcttaaggccaggagttcgagaccagcctaagcaagagcaagccctgaccctatctctacaaaaaataaaaaaagtagccaggcatcatggtgtcACCTCCCTGTAGTCCCATAAGCGATTCtgcaggctgaggcagcagaatcgtttaagcccaggagtttgaggttgcaggtcctgcaactctagcctgggcaacagagcaagatcctgcctcaaaacaaataaataaaaatgaaaagaatatttacTGGCCTTTAATGGGAACTTAACATAGAAAGAAGGGGATGACTTGTTGGATTCTGACTGGGGTGCCTAAGAATTTGTTGATACCATGAACTAAGGAAGGGGATTAGGGAGAGAAGCTCTCCGGGAGGCACTGACAACTGTTCAGGCGGCTGTCCTTTGTCCTTGCACTAGCCCAAATCTAAACTGGACCTGACATACTGGAACTTTCATTGAAATATTCTCAAACATCTTCAGAGCAGGAAATTATACTCCTTAGCCCATCACGTCCATGTTTAAAATCTGTTGTGGGACAGAAGAGATTTCTGTTGatgttgaaggaaatgaaaaactgCTGGTCACCACAAAAACAAATTTCCCAGGATGAACTTCCCTAAACGTCTTAGAGcttttgtctttgtgtgtgtgtgtgtttaacttcTGCCACCTCCCCATTCCCTTCCCACTcgctaaaaaatattattattctcttAAGGTAAGATCTGGTTACTCTTATGGACAGAAGTACTGCCTCCGAGGTGATTTTCCAAACTTAAATCATACATGTGCTATTTAATTATTCCACCCCACCCCTACTCAGTTCTCCACCTTATTAAGTCAGTTTATTCTGCTTTTAATTGTGATGTCTAGATTGGAGTATTGGCCTGGGGGGAAGTTCTAGCTACCAGAAGCTTCTAGCTACTTTTaagattattaatttttagtCTAAAGAagagaagtctctgggaacttaGTGACTTCAAATCTCTAAATAGAAATGTTTAATCCTTTGTGTGTTCCAGCTGCCTTTGAGAAGTCAATAAATTGTGTGCCCTCCAAGAAAAATgctcaaatacacacacattttcctaTAACATTTCAGAGATGCATAGATATTCTGAAACATACCTGTTGATCTCTTTGGGGGGTTCATGAACACCAGGTTAAATATATCTACCATAAGGTTTTTTCACCCACAAAAATGATGATTTGTGTGCATTGTGAAATGATGCATTTAATCCTGAAAGTAAGTGATTTCAGTATGGATGAAATAAACTAGGTTTCAAGCGGCATAAGATTTGAAATTTCGAGAGGTGCATTTTATTTAAAGCATACCAACAAGAGGACTGCCAAGACTCATGGAGACTGAAACTTTCTAAGAGAAGAATTTACACAGCTTAAACAAGGCTGGTGAGTCCCTTTGCAACTTAATTGAACTAACCTCACTcctaaaacaaatatatttacagaattaatgaacaaaaaaccCTGCAGtatattttctctcttgtggTCATAGCACGCTAGTCTAATAACAGAAACATGTAGCTAACTGTTGAATGTATCCAATAGGGTCCTCCTCCTCTTGGGTAAATATGGCAAGGATCAGAGCCTTCCATTGTAATGAGACATTTTCTCACCAGTCTCGTCTACAATAGCACCCTCTGTTCATTGTGCTCCTGTGGTGATGGAATGTAGACTTCTCTCCCTTAACTCACCTGCACTGTACTTTAAGAATGCAAAATATGTGTATCGCTAGAATTCTTTCCCTCCAGGATCTTCCAGGCATTATTAtgactttgaatttcttttaattacaattaaaactctatcacattttctttgtctataattttatttctatatatgtgATAATATTACTACTAACAATTATTTGGGACTTTTAGACAGTCCAGTAACTAATACTACCCTTCCCATATGTTTCCAAGTCAACTGAGAAGTAAGACAGTAAGTCTCCAAATGGAAGCCAAAATATCACCTTTATTAATACAAAGAAGGCATGGACTTCCTAACACAGAAACACAGAATTAGACAGACTTATTCCCTAGTTATTGACAGCACTGGACAAGAAAAGAGCCTTTCCAACCAGGGTCAGAGCCTGCCCTACAGAAGTCCATTCACTCCCAAGAGAAAAGGGATAGAACATATTTTTCCAAGTTCTCCTCCCAAAATCACCAATCTGGTAAGCCCCTCTACCTCCTGTGGGATGGCGAAGAGAAAGGTCAGGAGTTTTATGTTATTATAATTTCCTGCATATGGGAGAAGTTATTTCCCACCCCAACCCACCCTAACACTATCTGGCATTTTATTCTCTTAACCCATTAAGTCTATGGTTAAGGATACAGTAATAAGGACTATTTCCACCCTCATGTGGCTGCTGCCCAAATAGAAATCATTGTTCTTTAGAGAGCTTCTTGGAACTGTTGGGAAGCTTCAATTGTGATTGTAGATGGTTCTAAAATGGGTCAGACCCATACATTAATTAAATCAATTATGATACCACTCTAGACccacccttcttttcttttctgaattcttttctcCTTGCCAAACTATGTCCAGCTACATTGTCCAACATAATTTATCAAATGTTCTTCAATGATATTATGTTACATCATTGAGatacaataataaaatgaagattCAAATTTCATGAGGTATATGAAGTGCTTTGTAAACTACTGTTAATTTAAATAAGATTACAGACCTTCAACTCTTTAAACAGGAAACCCGAGGAGTAACGGGTGGCTTTTCTTTTATCTCTAggcactgagaaaaaaaaatactgtgatcCTCTTCTATTTTAACAAAGAAATCTGACAAGTGTATACTATATACCTTTCACAAAACATAAGTATTAATTTCAATATCACTATTAGCCACTAATTTTgacaactaaataaaaattacattctaGAGGTTCAAGTTTTGTTTTCATACAGAAAGCAACAGTTTCTGAAGTCCACTCTTGGAAGATTCCTTGTCAGAAATCATATGTGCAAGAACAAGTTTTATGTTACAGAATAATATGTACTAATCTGTAACTAAAGGAATAAAGGaattaatgttttcttcttattttcttgctggtatttcttcaacTAACAGGACAAAGTATAATTTTCAAGTCAACGTGTTAGAATTCCATTTGTTAGCACTGAGACAAAATTTTTCAAAGCCTTAAAAGACCCAAACATACAATATGAGAAAGAGGGGGCAGAATAAGATTATTAGCAAATGGCATATGGGCCATGTAAGGCTTCACACCTATACTATAAAGTGTATACACATGTAACTTAGTAATATTATTTAAGTAGACACTTGTCTTTAGTAGTACAAATATCAAAGAACTAACAAGGTCATCAGAAACATGTTCTCTTCCAGACTGGCCCACCAGGTCAGACCATCCTCCTTGGACCTGCTCCTCTTCAAACACCATGAGATCATTTCTGTTACTTGCCACAGTGATTCAATGACAAACATCATTATCAGCCATGCAAGAGAATGAGGTAGGATGTGATTTCCATGATGTTGAACCATTTATTTAGACCAATGTTTGGTTAGTTCCTGATGGTAACTAACAAGGTACCAGATGTTAGGTATCACAGAATCTTTGTGACACAAGGAACCAGAGGTAAACATTTGTCCTCTAGTTTGTCCCAGCAATTGCTCAGGTCAAACCTCAATTTCTTCTTGGACAAGCTCCAGACTTCTCTGCAGTGTGGTTTACTGATATATTTTGCCAGGCTCTGACCTTAAGTCCCACCGTGTCCACTGAGCTCAGGCTTCCAAACCACATTTTAAACACTGCTCTCTGCCCTACCTCTCCCATTCTGGATCCTTAAGAGAAGTCCTTAGCATGAGAAAAGCATCCCAAAGTAAAGATGATGGGAATGGCTTACTGGCTGGACATTGCCTTAATCTACCATGAAATCACACCCAGAAGGAATCTAGAGCTGCAAGAGGTGGCAGCAATAGAGCAGGTAACTTATAAAGTGTAGgtagaagctggacttggaagcctgaggcaggaggactgcttgaggccaggaatttgagaccagcttaggcaacatagcAGGACTCCAGCTCtaaaatcaaagatttaaaaattagctaggcatagtgccatgtacctgtagtcccaagtactcaggaggctgaaataggaggatcacttgagcccaggagtttaaggttacaggGAATTAtcatgatgcccctgcactctaatCCAGTCAACAAAGaccctgagaaagaaaagaaaggaaaggaagggaaagaagggaagggaagggaagggaaactgTCTCCTATTAGGAAAGCCTGCAAGAGCTCTCACCCAGGCCCCATATCCAGCGTACACAGCACAGGCAGGTGATGTAGCATCAGCAACTTCTGGGAGAGTGAGTCTAGGAGGAGGTAGATGATGGGGAAAAGCTCGACTGTCTCCAGACACGTGCAAATCACTCTCACCTGAGAGACCGTTCCTGAggattaaaatgctttttattttccctgataTTCATCTTTgattcattcatctttttttttactttgaggcacagtctcactctgttgccctgggtaaagcgTAGTGGCATCATCCTACTCCTTGGctccaagggatcctcctgcctcagcctaccaagtagctgggagcctgccacaacctttggctaatttttctattttagtagagatgggagtctcactttgctcaggctggtcttgaactcctgagttcaagggatcctgatcccttggcctcccaaagccctaggatgacaggtgtgagccacttcctAAATTTGTTATGATTCTTTGTATGCAATCTGTGGTGACTTTGGCACTTTCACTGCCCCATAACACTGACAACTTACTGGAGTTTGCTAAGTTCCAAAAGGTTAACGGCCACTCATCCACCCACTGTTAGAGTTGGGTTTCTGGGCCCAAGTGAAGACCTTACATTACCCTACAGCTGTCTTCCTTGTGCTcttcctgtcctccctcctcaggCAGGCCCCAGATGGTGAACCTACGGAACAGCAGCACAGTGACAGAGTTTATCCTTGTGGGTTTTGAGCAGAGTTCACCTTCCACTCGGCCATTGCTCTTTGCCCTCTTCCTGGCCCTCTATAGCCTTGCTATGGCCCTGAATGgcttcatcatcttcatcacctGGACAGACCCCAGGCTCAGCagccccatgtacttcttccttgGGCACCTGTCTCTCCTGGATGTCTGCTTCATCACTACCACCATCCCGCAGATGCTGATCCACCTGGTGGTCAAGAACCACACTGTCTCCTTTGTCTCTTGCATGACCCAGATGTACTTGGTCTTCTGTGTGGGTGTAGCTGAGTGCATCCTCTTGGCTTTTATGGCCTATGACTGTTACGTTGCTATCTGCCACTCACTTAGCTATGCCAAGATCATGAGCCAGCAGGTCTGTGTCAGGCTGGTGGGTACTGCCTGGTTCTTTGGGCTTATCAATGGCATCTTTCTTGAGTACATGTCTTTCCGAAATCCTTTCTGCAAAGACAACCACATAGAAAActtcttctgggcggcgcctgtggctcagcggtagggcgcctgccccatatgccggaggtggcaggttcaaacccagccccggccaaaaaaaaaaaaaaagaaaaagaaaacttcttcTGTGAGGCCCCCATAGTGATCGCCCTCTCTTGTGGGGACTCTCAGTCTAGTCTAAGGATGATCTTTGCCGATGCCATCGTGGTGCTGCTCAGCCCCATGCTGCTCATTGTCACTTCCTACATTGGCATCCTGGCCTCTGTCCTCAGCAGAGCCTCCTCCACAGGTTGGGGGAAAACCTTCTCTACCTGCGCCTCCCACTTGACTGTAGTCATCTTTTTATACACCTCAGCTATGTTCTATTACATGAATCCCCGCAGCACACATGGGCCTGACAAAGACAAGCCTTTCTCCCTCCTCTACACCATCATCACCCCCACGTGCAACCCCATCATCTACAGTTTCCGCAACAAGGAAATGAAGGGGGCCATGGCAAGGGCCCTTGGGAGAAGCAGTCTGACCAGGGCAGAATCTGTCTAGCAGGAAGGCTTCTGGAGGTGAAGCTCCTCCTGGGATGAGATGaccccttccccagccctgaCAGGTATAACTTCCCAATGCTGAAACATTCTAGGAAAGAAGA includes:
- the LOC128561890 gene encoding olfactory receptor 10AD1, with translation MVNLRNSSTVTEFILVGFEQSSPSTRPLLFALFLALYSLAMALNGFIIFITWTDPRLSSPMYFFLGHLSLLDVCFITTTIPQMLIHLVVKNHTVSFVSCMTQMYLVFCVGVAECILLAFMAYDCYVAICHSLSYAKIMSQQVCVRLVGTAWFFGLINGIFLEYMSFRNPFCKDNHIENFFCEAPIVIALSCGDSQSSLRMIFADAIVVLLSPMLLIVTSYIGILASVLSRASSTGWGKTFSTCASHLTVVIFLYTSAMFYYMNPRSTHGPDKDKPFSLLYTIITPTCNPIIYSFRNKEMKGAMARALGRSSLTRAESV